The window ACCGAACGCGGCGCACCAGAAAGAACGTCGGTAAAGAAGGCGCGCGCGTCGGCGGTGATGTCGTCGAGCAAGACCGAGCGCAGGCGTTCGTGCTGATGCAGTGAGACCTCGAACGTGCGGCGTTGCTCCAGCGCGTACTCCCCAGCCGTCTTTTCGAGGACGGGAATCGCGTCGATCGTCCAGCCGATGCTCGTCTTGCGCTTCTTCAATTGCATCTGCAGGACGTAGAACGCGGCGTGGATCGGCTGGTCAGTTTGCTCGTGGGTCAGCATATATTGAAACTGGAAGCCAACGCCCTCGTCCTCAGGGCGCAGATCGCGCCCGTGGATGGAGAGCGAAGTTGACTCACTCAACCGCTGGTGCACGTCGTGGCCGAGCGCGAGAATGAGATTGCGATACGTGTTCCAGACTGGAATACGAGGGTCGTAGGGGGCTTCTGGGGGCATTTCGCTTCCTGCAATCGTCGAATGCGAGTCATCGAGATTGTACCAATGCGTGGCTGATGGCTCCGCGTGTGGCCAAATCCCGAGGGGATGTGGGGCCATTTGCTATACTCCGGCCCAGCGATGCAGGCCGTATGTAAGGTAGTTTGACCAGTGCGAGTGACCGTCGAGCGCATTCCCGGGAGTTCCGTCGAGCTTGATATCTACGCGGACGATGTCGAGTTTGCAGAGGCATATGAAAAGACCCTGCGAAAGGTCTCCAAGGGTATTTCTATCCCTGGGTTCCGCAAGGGTCGTGCTCCGCGTGCCATCGTCGAGCAAATGGTTGGCCGAGACGCGATTGTCGACGAGGCCGGCCGCGACATGATGGATGACCTGTATCGTCGGGCGATTGAGCAGGAAGAGCTCGTGCCGGTCGGTGATCCACGGGTCGGTATCCTCCAGCAGGAGCCAATCGGTTTCAAGGTGACGATCGAGGTCTTCCCGACCGTCGAGCTGGGCGATTACGCCAGCGTCCGTGTCGAGCCACGCGAAGTGGAGCTCGAAGAGGACGAGGTGCAGCAGGTCCTTGATCAGTTGCAGAAGACCAACTCCGAATGGGTCTCGGTGAGCGAGCCGCGCAGCCCGCGCGACGATGACAAGGTCATCATTGATCTGGACGTCTACGAGGGCGACGAGGTCTTCCAGGAGCCGGCCACAGACCAGGAGTTCGTCATTGGCGAGACGCCGCTGTTCGATTCGCTGGTCGAGTCGCTCAAGATGATGCTGCCCAATACGACTGGTGAGCTCTCGCTGGCGTTCGACGACGAGGACATGAGCGTCAACCCTGCCCTGCGTGGCAAGGAGCTGCGCTACGTCATCACGCTGAAAGATGTGCAGGAGCGCATCCTGCCCGAGCTGGATGACGAGCTGGCTGCCAAGGCCGGCGATTTCGAGAGCGTCGCGGCGCTGCGTGAGCAGGTCGAAAAGGACCTGCTGCGTAACAAGGCAATGGAAGCGCGCGGCGAGATTGCTACCGAGGTCATCAACGCGATGGCTGAGAAGGCGACGATCGAAGTCCCCTCCAGCATGATCGAGAAGGAGCTGGACGACGAGTTGACGCAGTTCCGCTCGCGCCTCGCTCAGCAGGGCATCGGCATTGATGACTACCTCACGACGAACGACCAGACAG is drawn from Thermomicrobiales bacterium and contains these coding sequences:
- the tig gene encoding trigger factor, yielding MRVTVERIPGSSVELDIYADDVEFAEAYEKTLRKVSKGISIPGFRKGRAPRAIVEQMVGRDAIVDEAGRDMMDDLYRRAIEQEELVPVGDPRVGILQQEPIGFKVTIEVFPTVELGDYASVRVEPREVELEEDEVQQVLDQLQKTNSEWVSVSEPRSPRDDDKVIIDLDVYEGDEVFQEPATDQEFVIGETPLFDSLVESLKMMLPNTTGELSLAFDDEDMSVNPALRGKELRYVITLKDVQERILPELDDELAAKAGDFESVAALREQVEKDLLRNKAMEARGEIATEVINAMAEKATIEVPSSMIEKELDDELTQFRSRLAQQGIGIDDYLTTNDQTEDDLRDEMRPNAERRIRNSVVLQEIAKAENFEVSDDDINAEIKRLATGAENPERLESLYQSEYFRGLLENELFDRKLTERVIDIATEGRGAVTGSGAAALEAEFAAPEAAVEVTEVAADADESGVDAEQSEEAEVVEVADEADEAEAPADDAAADDEAEESADEDAAEVKE